One Cynocephalus volans isolate mCynVol1 chromosome 7, mCynVol1.pri, whole genome shotgun sequence genomic region harbors:
- the LOC134382737 gene encoding interferon-induced protein with tetratricopeptide repeats 1-like gives MPDLENRVLVEIEFLDTKYNVGMHNMLAYVKHLKGQNEKALESLKEAEELIQRDHANQSDMRSLVTWANYAWVCYHLGRLAGAQTYLDKVESTCEKLASNFRYRMECPEMDCEEGWALLKCGGQNYERAKACFEKALEADPEIAEFSTGYAIATYRLYGFNAAIKGTEGCSLHPLRQAIRLSPEDAYIKVLLALKLQEVGQEAEGEKYIEEALTNKSSQTYVFRYAAKFYRKKGSLDKALQLLKTALQATPDSVYLHHQIACCYRQQMIEMKEATKLPRSREDEENADRMMRLAIYHFELAIQKKPTFTIAYMDLANMYTEQGEQQKVEDTYRKALTLHDGNKSLLQEVHYRYGYFLQCHKQSDNEAITYYLKALYIEPQSNARQKILRALEKSVNRVHQNKSDVESLNLLALVHRLKEGRE, from the coding sequence ATGCCTGATTTAGAAAACAGGGTCTTGGTTGAGATTGAGTTCCTAGACACCAAGTACAATGTGGGAATGCACAACATGCTGGCCTATGTGAAGCACCTGAAAGGCCAGAATGAGAAAGCCTTGGAGAGCTTGAAAGAAGCCGAAGAATTAATCCAGCGAGATCATGCCAACCAATCGGACATGAGAAGTCTGGTGACCTGGGCCAACTATGCCTGGGTGTGCTACCACCTGGGAAGACTGGCAGGAGCCCAGACTTACCTGGATAAGGTGGAGAGCACTTGCGAGAAGTTGGCAAGTAACTTCCGCTATAGAATGGAGTGTCCTGAGATGGACTGTGAGGAAGGATGGGCCTTGCTGAAGTGTGGAGGACAGAATTATGAACGGGCCAAGGCCTGCTTTGAAAAAGCTCTGGAAGCAGACCCTGAAATCGCTGAATTCAGCACTGGGTATGCAATTGCCACCTATCGCCTGTATGGCTTTAATGCAGCAATAAAAGGCACGGAGGGGTGTTCTTTGCACCCCCTAAGGCAGGCCATCAGGCTAAGTCCAGAAGATGCATATATTAAGGTTCTCCTTGCACTGaagcttcaggaagtaggacaagaagctgaaggagaaaagTACATTGAAGAAGCTCTGACCAACAAGTCCTCACAGACTTATGTCTTTCGATATGCAGCCAAGTTTTACCGAAAAAAAGGCTCTCTGGATAAAGCTCTTCAGCTCTTAAAAACAGCCTTGCAGGCAACACCCGACTCCGTCTACCTGCATCACCAGATAGCGTGTTGCTACAGACAACAAATGATTGAAATGAAGGAAGCTACAAAGTTGCCACGTAGCAGAgaggatgaagaaaatgcagacaGAATGATGAGATTAGCCATATATCATTTTGAACTTGCTATACAGAAAAAGCCCACATTTACAATAGCGTATATGGATTTAGCCAACATGTATACAGAGCAAGGTGAACAGCAAAAGGTTGAGGACACGTACCGGAAAGCACTCACCCTGCATGATGGTAATAAGAGCCTATTGCAGGAGGTCCATTATCGTTACGGCTACTTTCTGCAATGTCACAAGCAATCTGACAATGAGGCAATTACCTACTATTTAAAAGCACTATACATAGAACCACAGTCAAATGCTAGACAAAAAATTCTCCGTGCTTTAGAGAAGTCGGTTAACAGAGTTCATCAGAATAAATCTGATGTGGAGAGTTTAAATCTCCTTGCGCTCGTGCACAGATTGAAAGAGGGAAGAGAGTGA